A stretch of Bordetella genomosp. 13 DNA encodes these proteins:
- a CDS encoding NADH-quinone oxidoreductase subunit D — MAEIKNYTLNFGPQHPAAHGVLRLVLELDGEVIQRADPHIGLLHRATEKLAEHKTFIQALPYMDRLDYVSMMCNEHAYVMAIEKLLGIEPPLRAQYIRVMFDEITRILNHLMSLGSHALDVGAMAVFLYAFREREDLMDCYEAVSGARMHAAYYRPGGVYRDLPDSMPQFQGDNKYRSDKEIKAINAARSGSLLDFIEDFTNRFPACVDEYETLLTDNRIWKQRLVGIGVVDPERAKALGFTGPMLRGSGVAWDLRKTQPYEVYDLVDFDVPVGVNGDCYDRYLVRVAELRESNRIIRQCIEWLRNNPGPVMIDNHKVAPPKRTAMKTNMEELIHHFKLFTEGFHVPPGEAYCAVEHPKGEFGIYLVADGANKPYRLKIRAPGFAHLQSLDEMSRGHMIADAVTIIGTQDIVFGEIDR; from the coding sequence ATGGCAGAAATCAAGAACTACACCCTCAACTTCGGTCCGCAGCACCCGGCCGCGCACGGCGTGCTGCGCCTGGTGCTCGAACTGGACGGCGAGGTCATCCAGCGCGCCGACCCGCACATCGGGCTTTTGCACCGCGCCACCGAAAAGCTGGCCGAGCACAAGACCTTCATCCAGGCGCTGCCCTACATGGACCGCCTGGACTACGTCTCGATGATGTGCAACGAGCACGCGTACGTCATGGCCATCGAGAAGCTGCTGGGCATCGAGCCGCCGCTGCGCGCGCAGTACATCCGCGTGATGTTCGACGAGATCACGCGCATCCTGAACCACCTGATGTCGCTGGGTTCGCATGCGCTGGACGTCGGCGCCATGGCCGTCTTCCTGTACGCCTTCCGCGAACGTGAAGACCTGATGGACTGCTACGAGGCGGTGTCGGGGGCGCGCATGCACGCGGCCTACTATCGGCCGGGCGGCGTCTACCGCGACCTGCCGGATTCCATGCCGCAGTTCCAGGGTGACAACAAGTACCGCAGCGACAAGGAAATCAAGGCCATCAACGCGGCCCGCTCGGGCTCGCTGCTCGACTTCATCGAAGACTTCACCAACCGCTTCCCGGCCTGCGTCGACGAGTACGAAACCCTGCTCACCGACAATCGTATCTGGAAGCAGCGCCTGGTCGGCATCGGCGTGGTCGATCCCGAGCGCGCCAAGGCGCTGGGTTTCACGGGCCCCATGCTGCGTGGTTCGGGCGTGGCCTGGGACCTGCGCAAGACGCAGCCCTACGAGGTCTACGACCTGGTCGATTTCGACGTGCCGGTCGGCGTGAACGGCGACTGCTACGACCGCTACCTGGTGCGCGTGGCCGAGCTGCGCGAAAGCAACCGCATCATCCGCCAGTGCATCGAGTGGCTGCGCAACAATCCCGGCCCGGTCATGATCGACAACCACAAGGTTGCCCCGCCCAAGCGCACGGCCATGAAAACCAACATGGAAGAGCTGATCCACCACTTCAAGCTCTTCACCGAAGGTTTCCACGTGCCTCCTGGCGAGGCCTACTGCGCGGTCGAGCACCCGAAGGGCGAGTTCGGCATCTACCTGGTGGCCGACGGCGCGAACAAGCCGTACCGCCTGAAGATCCGCGCGCCCGGTTTCGCCCACCTGCAATCGCTCGATGAAATGTCGCGCGGCCACATGATCGCCGACGCCGTCACCATCATCGGTACGCAGGACATCGTTTTCGGCGAGATCGATCGCTGA
- the nuoH gene encoding NADH-quinone oxidoreductase subunit NuoH, which translates to MDWLNVLEGHGTALLGPTAWLVVWTIVKIVVIAVPIILCVAYLTYWERKMIGWMHVRLGPTRVGFKGLLQPFADVFKLLTKEVVVPSEANKVLFVVAPVVTLMPALAAWAVVPFGPEVVLANVNAGLLYVMAITSIGVYGVIVAGWASNSKYAFLGALRASAQMVSYELAIGFVLVTVLLVSGSLNMSEIVLGQNRGWFAERGLSFMSWNWLPLLPLFVIYVISAVAETNRHPFDVVEGESEIVAGHMVEYSGMAFALFFLGEYANMILLSCMAAIMFLGGWMPPLDIAPLTWIPGWIWLGIKTFFVVSLFVWFRASFPRYRYDQIMRLGWKIFIPLTGVWLVVVAIWMQTPWNIWR; encoded by the coding sequence ATGGACTGGCTTAACGTACTCGAAGGCCACGGCACGGCGCTGCTGGGCCCGACGGCATGGCTGGTGGTCTGGACGATCGTGAAGATCGTCGTGATCGCCGTGCCCATCATCCTGTGCGTGGCATATCTCACGTACTGGGAACGCAAGATGATCGGCTGGATGCACGTCCGCCTGGGGCCGACCCGCGTCGGCTTCAAGGGCCTGCTGCAGCCGTTCGCCGACGTGTTCAAGCTGCTTACCAAAGAAGTGGTGGTGCCCAGCGAGGCCAACAAGGTGCTGTTCGTGGTGGCGCCGGTGGTCACGCTGATGCCGGCGCTGGCCGCGTGGGCGGTGGTGCCGTTCGGTCCCGAAGTGGTGCTGGCCAACGTCAATGCCGGCCTGCTGTACGTCATGGCCATCACGTCCATCGGCGTGTACGGCGTGATCGTGGCCGGCTGGGCGTCGAACTCCAAGTACGCGTTTCTGGGCGCGCTGCGCGCCTCGGCGCAGATGGTGTCGTACGAACTGGCCATCGGCTTCGTGCTGGTCACCGTGCTGCTGGTATCGGGCAGCCTCAACATGAGCGAGATCGTGTTGGGGCAGAACCGCGGCTGGTTCGCCGAGCGCGGCCTGTCGTTCATGTCCTGGAACTGGCTGCCGCTGTTGCCGCTGTTCGTCATCTACGTCATCTCGGCCGTCGCCGAAACCAACCGCCACCCGTTCGACGTGGTCGAAGGCGAGTCGGAAATCGTGGCCGGCCACATGGTCGAATACTCCGGCATGGCGTTCGCGCTGTTCTTCCTGGGCGAATACGCCAACATGATCCTGCTGTCCTGCATGGCCGCGATCATGTTCCTGGGCGGCTGGATGCCCCCGCTGGACATCGCGCCGCTGACGTGGATTCCGGGCTGGATCTGGCTGGGCATCAAGACCTTCTTCGTGGTCTCGCTCTTCGTGTGGTTCCGCGCGTCGTTCCCGCGCTACCGCTACGACCAGATCATGCGCCTGGGCTGGAAGATTTTCATCCCGCTGACCGGCGTGTGGCTGGTCGTCGTGGCGATCTGGATGCAGACGCCCTGGAACATTTGGCGCTGA
- the nuoE gene encoding NADH-quinone oxidoreductase subunit NuoE has product MLLSEQAYQKIDRELAKFPADQRQSAIMAALAIAQEEKGWLPTDIIEDVAKYIGVPPIAVQEVATFYNMFDVAPVGTHKIAVCTNLPCALRDGERAGDYLKRKLGVDYRETTADGRFTLIEGECMGACGDSPVVIVNNKHMCVRMTEQKLDALIDTLKGESA; this is encoded by the coding sequence ATGCTGCTTTCCGAACAGGCCTACCAGAAAATCGACCGAGAACTCGCCAAGTTCCCGGCCGACCAGCGGCAGTCCGCCATCATGGCCGCGCTTGCCATCGCGCAAGAAGAAAAGGGCTGGCTGCCGACCGACATCATCGAAGACGTGGCGAAGTACATCGGCGTGCCGCCGATCGCCGTGCAGGAAGTCGCCACCTTCTACAACATGTTCGACGTTGCCCCGGTGGGCACGCACAAGATCGCCGTCTGCACCAACTTGCCCTGTGCCTTGCGCGACGGCGAGCGTGCCGGCGACTATCTCAAGCGCAAGCTGGGCGTCGACTACCGCGAGACCACGGCCGACGGCAGATTCACGCTGATCGAAGGCGAGTGCATGGGCGCCTGCGGCGATTCGCCGGTCGTGATCGTCAACAACAAGCATATGTGCGTGCGCATGACCGAACAGAAACTGGACGCGCTGATCGACACCCTGAAGGGAGAATCGGCATGA
- the nuoG gene encoding NADH-quinone oxidoreductase subunit NuoG, producing the protein MVELTVDGNKVEVPEGSMVMHAAQKIGLYVPHFCYHKKLSIAANCRMCLVEVEKAPKALPACATPVTNGMVVHTASEKAKAAQKSVMEFLLINHPLDCPICDQGGECQLQDLAVGYGGSSSRYHEEKRVVFHKDLGPLVSAEEMTRCIHCTRCVRFGQEIAGVMELGMLGRGEHSEITTFVGRAIESELSGNMIDICPVGALTSKPFRYSARTWELARRRSISPHDSVGANLVVQVKGDRVMRVVPFENEAVNECWISDRDRFSYEGLNSEDRLASPMIKGADGKWQEASWADALQAVAQGLSRVRDGFGAGQIGALASEYATTEEYALLGRLVRALGSENIDFRLRQTDPAFDAALSGAPWLGMPIAEIDNLDRVLVVGSFLRKDHPLIAQRLRQAAKRGTQISLIDGAADDPLLPVTARVTVAPSGLAVALAEVAVALAQAKEQSVPAEFASVVPGENAKLIAASLASGGNVAVLLGNLAVASPQASTLAANASALAGLAGGKFGFLTAGGNTVGGYLAGAVPGQGGKSAAAMLAEPLKAYVVLHAEPLLDADNGPQALAALRAAQFAVALTPYRSAAQDWADVMLPVAPFTETSGTYVNAQGAAQSFKGTVQPYGQTRPGWKVLRVLGNVLQLPGFDDETSESVRDTVLAGGFESRLSNAIKATPGLGKTLSGLERLADVPIYRTDAIVRRSEPLQAAPASRVPGARMNGRTLAQLGLTAGIKVRVSTPAGSAELETVQDDAVADRAVRIAAAWEQTAPLGGAFGEISVERA; encoded by the coding sequence ATGGTTGAACTAACCGTCGACGGCAACAAGGTCGAAGTACCCGAGGGCAGCATGGTCATGCATGCGGCCCAGAAGATCGGGCTCTACGTGCCGCATTTCTGCTACCACAAGAAGCTGTCCATCGCGGCCAACTGCCGCATGTGCCTGGTCGAGGTCGAGAAGGCGCCCAAGGCGCTGCCGGCCTGCGCCACGCCCGTCACCAATGGCATGGTGGTGCACACCGCTTCCGAGAAGGCCAAGGCCGCCCAGAAGTCGGTCATGGAATTCCTGCTGATCAATCACCCGCTCGACTGCCCGATCTGTGACCAGGGCGGCGAATGCCAGCTGCAGGACCTGGCCGTGGGCTACGGCGGCTCTTCTTCGCGCTATCACGAAGAAAAGCGCGTGGTGTTCCACAAGGACCTGGGCCCGCTGGTCTCGGCCGAGGAAATGACGCGCTGCATCCACTGCACCCGCTGCGTGCGCTTCGGCCAGGAAATCGCCGGCGTCATGGAGCTGGGCATGCTGGGCCGCGGCGAGCATTCCGAGATCACCACGTTCGTGGGCCGCGCCATCGAGTCCGAGCTGTCGGGCAACATGATCGACATCTGCCCGGTCGGCGCGCTGACGTCCAAGCCGTTCCGCTACAGCGCCCGCACCTGGGAACTGGCGCGCCGCCGTTCGATCAGCCCGCACGACAGCGTGGGCGCCAACCTGGTGGTGCAGGTCAAGGGCGACCGCGTCATGCGCGTCGTGCCCTTCGAGAACGAGGCCGTAAACGAATGCTGGATCAGCGATCGCGACCGCTTCTCGTACGAAGGTCTGAACAGCGAAGACCGCCTGGCCTCGCCCATGATCAAGGGCGCCGACGGCAAGTGGCAGGAGGCCTCGTGGGCCGACGCGCTGCAGGCCGTGGCGCAAGGCCTGTCGCGCGTGCGTGACGGCTTCGGCGCCGGCCAGATCGGCGCGCTGGCGTCCGAGTACGCCACCACCGAAGAATACGCGCTGCTGGGCCGCCTGGTGCGCGCCCTGGGCTCCGAGAACATCGACTTCCGCCTGCGCCAGACCGACCCGGCCTTCGACGCCGCCCTGTCGGGCGCGCCGTGGCTGGGCATGCCGATCGCCGAGATCGACAACCTGGATCGCGTGCTGGTGGTGGGCTCGTTCCTGCGCAAGGACCATCCGCTCATCGCGCAGCGCCTGCGCCAGGCTGCCAAGCGCGGCACGCAGATCTCGCTGATCGACGGCGCCGCCGACGATCCGCTGCTGCCCGTCACCGCGCGCGTCACCGTGGCGCCGTCGGGTCTGGCGGTCGCGCTGGCCGAAGTGGCCGTGGCGCTGGCGCAAGCCAAGGAACAATCCGTGCCCGCCGAGTTCGCTTCGGTCGTGCCCGGCGAGAACGCCAAGCTCATCGCGGCCAGCCTCGCTTCGGGCGGCAACGTCGCCGTGCTGCTGGGCAACCTGGCCGTGGCCTCGCCGCAAGCCTCCACGCTGGCGGCCAACGCCAGCGCGCTGGCCGGCCTGGCGGGCGGCAAGTTCGGCTTCCTCACCGCCGGCGGCAATACGGTCGGCGGCTATCTGGCCGGCGCCGTGCCGGGGCAGGGCGGCAAGTCGGCCGCGGCCATGCTGGCCGAACCGCTGAAGGCCTATGTGGTGCTGCACGCCGAGCCGCTCCTGGACGCCGACAACGGTCCGCAGGCGCTGGCCGCGCTGCGCGCCGCGCAGTTCGCGGTGGCGCTCACGCCTTACCGCTCGGCCGCGCAGGACTGGGCCGACGTCATGCTGCCGGTGGCGCCGTTCACCGAAACCTCGGGCACCTACGTCAACGCGCAGGGCGCCGCACAAAGCTTCAAGGGCACGGTCCAGCCGTACGGCCAGACCCGTCCGGGCTGGAAGGTGCTGCGCGTGCTGGGCAACGTGCTGCAACTGCCGGGCTTCGATGACGAAACGTCCGAATCCGTGCGCGACACGGTGCTGGCCGGCGGCTTCGAAAGCCGTCTGTCCAACGCCATCAAGGCGACGCCGGGCCTGGGCAAGACCCTTTCCGGCCTCGAGCGCCTGGCTGACGTGCCCATCTACCGTACGGACGCCATCGTGCGTCGTTCCGAACCGCTGCAGGCCGCTCCGGCCTCGCGCGTGCCGGGCGCGCGCATGAACGGCCGCACGCTGGCCCAGTTGGGCCTGACGGCCGGCATCAAGGTGCGCGTGTCCACGCCGGCCGGTTCGGCCGAGCTGGAGACGGTGCAGGACGACGCGGTCGCCGACCGCGCCGTGCGCATCGCCGCGGCCTGGGAACAGACCGCCCCCCTGGGCGGCGCATTCGGTGAAATCAGCGTGGAGCGTGCCTGA
- the nuoF gene encoding NADH-quinone oxidoreductase subunit NuoF: MNAPDLYKNLAQGLDPNPANDLVTSMCLHGRHIQPQILDGLDGSNWRLEDYVQRGGYEALRKILTTGMKPEDVIAEVKASGLRGRGGAGFPTGLKWSFMPRAFPGQKYLVCNSDEGEPGTFKDRDILRFNPHIVIEGMAIAAFAMGISVGYNYIHGEIFEVYQRFEEALEEARAAGFLGDKLFGSDFSFQLHAFHGYGAYICGEETALLESLEGKKGQPRFKPPFPASFGLYGKPTTINNTETFAAVPWIIRNGGQAYLEIGKPNNGGTKIFSITGDVERPGNYEIPLGTPFSKLLELAGGMRGGKKLKAVIPGGSSAPVLPADIMMECTMDYDSIAKAGSMLGSGAVIVMDETRCMVKSLLRLSYFYFEESCGQCTPCREGTGWLYRMVHRIENGHGRPEDLDLLDNVASNIMGRTICALGDAAAMPVRGFIKHFREEFAHHIEHKSCVVPQYL; encoded by the coding sequence ATGAACGCGCCCGACCTGTACAAGAACCTGGCGCAAGGCCTCGATCCGAATCCCGCCAACGACCTCGTCACGTCGATGTGCCTGCACGGCCGGCACATCCAGCCGCAGATCCTGGACGGGCTGGACGGCAGCAACTGGCGCCTTGAAGACTACGTCCAGCGCGGCGGCTACGAAGCCCTGCGCAAGATCCTGACCACGGGCATGAAGCCCGAGGACGTCATTGCCGAAGTCAAGGCCTCGGGCCTGCGCGGCCGTGGCGGCGCGGGCTTTCCCACCGGCCTGAAGTGGAGCTTCATGCCGCGCGCCTTCCCGGGCCAGAAGTACCTGGTGTGCAACTCCGACGAGGGCGAACCGGGCACGTTCAAGGATCGCGACATCCTGCGCTTCAACCCGCACATCGTCATCGAGGGCATGGCCATCGCCGCCTTCGCGATGGGCATCAGCGTGGGCTACAACTACATCCACGGCGAGATCTTCGAGGTCTACCAGCGCTTCGAGGAAGCCCTCGAAGAGGCGCGCGCCGCGGGCTTCCTGGGCGACAAGCTGTTCGGCTCCGACTTCAGCTTCCAGCTGCATGCCTTCCATGGCTACGGCGCCTACATCTGCGGCGAGGAAACCGCGCTGCTGGAATCGCTCGAAGGCAAGAAGGGGCAGCCGCGCTTCAAGCCGCCGTTCCCGGCCAGCTTCGGCCTGTACGGCAAGCCCACCACCATCAACAACACCGAGACCTTCGCGGCGGTGCCCTGGATCATCCGCAATGGCGGCCAGGCCTACCTCGAGATCGGCAAGCCCAACAACGGCGGCACCAAAATCTTCTCGATCACCGGCGACGTCGAGCGGCCGGGCAACTACGAGATTCCGCTGGGCACGCCTTTCTCCAAGCTGCTCGAACTGGCGGGCGGCATGCGCGGCGGCAAGAAGCTCAAGGCGGTCATCCCCGGCGGCTCCAGCGCCCCGGTGCTGCCGGCCGACATCATGATGGAATGCACCATGGACTATGACTCCATCGCCAAGGCCGGCTCCATGCTGGGCTCGGGCGCGGTCATCGTCATGGACGAGACGCGCTGCATGGTCAAGTCGCTGCTGCGCCTGTCGTACTTCTATTTCGAGGAAAGCTGCGGCCAGTGCACGCCGTGCCGCGAAGGCACCGGCTGGCTGTACCGCATGGTGCACCGTATCGAGAACGGCCATGGCCGCCCAGAAGATCTCGACCTGCTCGACAACGTGGCGAGCAACATCATGGGCCGCACGATCTGCGCCCTGGGAGATGCCGCGGCCATGCCGGTGCGCGGTTTCATCAAGCATTTTCGCGAAGAATTCGCGCACCACATCGAGCACAAGTCTTGTGTGGTCCCGCAATATCTGTAG
- a CDS encoding NADH-quinone oxidoreductase subunit C: MMMTRLETLKTHLQAAFGQEVALSEALGELTLEVPAEQWFAACTKLRTDPGLRFESCVDLCGVDYLTWGNGTRVVRSGQSGGVQRGRYAVVLHLLSIEHNWRLRVRTFAPDDEFPMVASLLECWPGVNWYEREAFDLYGIIFEGHPDLRRILTDYGFIGHPFRKDFPLTGTVEMRYDPEQKRVIYQPVTIEPREINPRVVREDSYGMGR; the protein is encoded by the coding sequence ATGATGATGACCAGGCTCGAAACCCTGAAAACCCATTTGCAGGCCGCGTTCGGCCAGGAAGTCGCCCTGAGCGAGGCGCTGGGCGAACTCACGCTCGAAGTGCCTGCCGAACAATGGTTCGCCGCCTGCACCAAGCTGCGCACCGACCCGGGCCTGCGCTTCGAAAGCTGCGTCGACCTTTGCGGCGTCGACTACCTGACCTGGGGCAACGGCACGCGCGTCGTGCGCTCAGGCCAGTCGGGCGGCGTGCAGCGCGGCCGCTACGCCGTGGTGCTGCACCTGCTGTCCATCGAGCACAACTGGCGCCTGCGGGTGCGCACGTTCGCGCCCGATGACGAGTTCCCCATGGTGGCCTCGCTGCTCGAGTGCTGGCCCGGCGTCAACTGGTACGAGCGCGAAGCGTTCGACCTGTACGGCATCATCTTCGAAGGTCACCCCGACCTGCGCCGCATTCTCACCGACTACGGCTTCATCGGCCATCCGTTCCGCAAGGACTTCCCGCTGACCGGCACCGTCGAGATGCGCTACGACCCCGAGCAGAAGCGCGTCATCTACCAGCCCGTCACCATCGAGCCGCGCGAGATCAATCCGCGCGTGGTGCGCGAAGACTCCTACGGCATGGGGCGCTGA